From a single Sorghum bicolor cultivar BTx623 chromosome 5, Sorghum_bicolor_NCBIv3, whole genome shotgun sequence genomic region:
- the LOC8057145 gene encoding F-box/kelch-repeat protein At2g44130: protein MMRSPRGVGGGCYRGAGGQDQHVDLIPGIPDDVAVDCLARVPHASHRAMRGVCRGWRSAASTPAFASARAQADANEDLVYLMQFGNPSAAADDAEPKGDDGPANTPAYGVAVYNVTTGEWRRDRGAPPVVPVFAQCAAVGTRLAVLGGWDPRTFEPVADVHVLDAATGRWRRGAPMRSARSFFACAEAGGKIYVAGGHDKHKNALKTAEAYDPRADAWDPLPDMSEERDECDGMATVAGDRFLAVSGYRTARQGGFERDAEWFDPAARAWRRLERVRAPPSAAHVVVKGRVWCIEGNAVMEWMGTRRGWREVGPYPPGLKAGTARAVCVGGGEKVVVTGALDGEGGGGRHALWVFDVKTKSWTVVRPPSEFAGFVFSVASVRI from the coding sequence ATGATGCGGAGCCCAAggggcgtcggcggcggctgctaccgcggcgccggcggccaAGACCAGCACGTCGACCTGATCCCGGGTATCCCCGACGACGTGGCCGTGGACTGCCTGGCGCGCGTCCCGCACGCCTCCCACCGCGCCATGCGCGGGGTCTGCCGTGGCTGGCGGAGCGCCGCTTCCACCCCGGCCTTCGCCTCCGCCCGCGCGCAGGCGGACGCCAACGAGGACCTCGTCTACCTCATGCAGTTCGGCAACCCGTCCGCCGCCGCTGACGACGCCGAACCCAAGGGCGACGACGGTCCCGCCAACACCCCGGCCTACGGCGTCGCGGTCTACAACGTGACGACCGGCGAGTGGCGCCGTGACCGCGGCGCCCCGCCTGTGGTGCCCGTCTTCGCGCAGTGCGCCGCGGTGGGGACGCGCCTGGCCGTGCTCGGCGGCTGGGACCCGCGCACCTTCGAGCCCGTGGCCGACGTCCACGTCCTGGACGCCGCGACGGGGCGGTGGCGTCGAGGCGCGCCGATGCGGTCGGCGCGGTCCTTCTTCGCGTGCGCCGAGGCCGGCGGCAAGATCTACGTGGCCGGCGGGCACGACAAGCACAAGAACGCGCTCAAGACGGCGGAGGCCTACGACCCCCGCGCCGACGCGTGGGACCCGCTCCCGGACATGTCGGAGGAGCGCGACGAGTGCGACGGCATGGCCACGGTCGCGGGGGACCGGTTCCTGGCCGTCAGCGGGTACCGCACGGCGCGGCAGGGCGGGTTCGAGCGCGACGCCGAGTGGTTCGACCCGGCCGCGCGCGCCTGGCGGAGGCTGGAGCGCGTCCGGGCGCCGCCCTCCGCCGCGCACGTGGTCGTCAaaggacgcgtctggtgcatcGAGGGCAACGCCGTCATGGAGTGGATGGGGACCCGCCGCGGGTGGCGCGAGGTCGGGCCGTACCCGCCGGGGCTCAAGGCTGGCACGGCGCGCGCGGTGTGCGTCGGCGGCGGGGAGAAGGTGGTTGTGACGGGCGCGCTTGATGGCGAGGGCGGTGGTGGGCGGCACGCACTGTGGGTGTTCGACGTCAAGACCAAGAGCTGGACTGTTGTGCGCCCGCCGTCCGAGTTCGCCGGCTTCGTCTTCTCCGTCGCCTCCGTCCGGATCTGA